A genome region from Urocitellus parryii isolate mUroPar1 chromosome X, mUroPar1.hap1, whole genome shotgun sequence includes the following:
- the Fundc1 gene encoding FUN14 domain-containing protein 1 has protein sequence MASRNPPPQEYESDDDSYEVLDLTEYARRHHWWNRVFGHSSGPMVEKYSVATQIVMGGVTGWCAGFLFQKVGKLAATAVGGGFLLLQIASHSGYVQVDWKRVEKDVNKAKRQIKKRANKAAPEINNIIEEATEFIKQNIVISSGFVGGFLLGLAS, from the exons ATGGCGTCCCGGAACCCCCCTCCCCAAG AATATGAAAGTGATGACGACTCTTACGAAGTGTTGGATTTAACTGAGTATGCAAGAAGACACCACTGGTGGAATCGAGTGTTTGGCCACAGTTCGGGACCTATGGTAGAAAAATACTCAGTAGCTACCCAGATTGTAATGGGTGGCGTGACTGGCTG GTGTGCAGGATTTTTGTTCCAGAAGGTTGGAAAACTTGCAGCTACTGCAGTGGGAGGAGGCTTTCTTCTCCTTCAG ATTGCCAGTCACAGTGGCTATGTGCAGGTCGACTGGAAGAGAGTTGAAAAAGAtgtaaacaaagcaaaaagacagATTAAGAAACGAGCAAACAAAGCAGCACCTGAAATCAACAATATAATTGAAGaa gCAACAGAATTTATCAAACAGAACATAGTGATATCCAGTGGATTTGTGGGAGGCTTTTTGCTAGGCCTTGCATCTTAA